A single genomic interval of Aedes aegypti strain LVP_AGWG chromosome 1, AaegL5.0 Primary Assembly, whole genome shotgun sequence harbors:
- the LOC110681520 gene encoding glycerol-3-phosphate acyltransferase 1, mitochondrial-like isoform X1 → MIGIVEVLLFLCVVGYFFNKSRGTDMVDIISNRVQEAYGSFRLPGMFGTTQAVEAGGFSTYAMLKRFGEQKKRKRQIDKENDRKLREDSLYHMKNSPTPHISLDSKAMPGMACRFCSPAESQPQLDQVDRRRTAIDILRVTSHAGRRTNSSPTDWGVWCPHLAQAARVKKYDYPQVAGAVLGEERVQQALETAAKESVNEKRQELLDAGQSDDTFDEDAYYNETMRKHEKRAHRVLIGMRSKLSDMVLRITSWVLYKLLPCFLSGVAAHPGQVDMIKRAIAKNPDAPLIFLPLHRSHLDYIMVSFILLNHDIRCPLVAGGDNLRIPVFGNILRYDGAFFIKRKIDPLTGKKDHVYRSILHTYVQKVLTAGHNVEFFIEGGRTRTGKPCMPKSGILSVIVDAFNDKSISDALLVPVSINYEKLVDGNFVREQLGQKKVPESFSSAAAAIMKVLKARYGLMRIDFNEPFSLSELVKSLRKSETGGSYAPENRRLQHKPSSSSLFGTDVVQEEQELRTLVDNIARHVVYDCAKATSVMTTNALAFLLLNRFRDGAPLAILTEALEELRSYLNTTSRDIGFTGASEDIVKYAADLLGPGLVTKEKRAGQMFFKPVTMIPNVIELAYYSNSLVPHFALDSIVITVASFLKRQAEQRLREQQKSIEDVSIGRQELFSTCLEFCDLLMYEFILSKPCQSLETLLQDCYHRLCIMELLLQPEVEYTEEQHRARRLAANLELDELNDGSYSEDDYFDEQIDQEEEERVFLPAEKHCDRIVLQSVLAPFTNTYAAVASSLNQLLGGNSMVEGEFIKQCIKEITSRVESGQCKYGESISTDTVRNCLKVLEKRSAIEIVNNNGVRLVSLAPAFDSPTEVQTIIHSMEKFVPI, encoded by the exons AGGCACAGACATGGTGGACATAATATCCAACCGTGTGCAGGAGGCATACGGCTCGTTCCGGCTGCCGGGCATGTTCGGCACGACCCAAGCGGTGGAGGCCGGAGGTTTCTCCACCTATGCCATGCTCAAACGCTTCGGCGAGCAGAAGAAGCGCAAACGGCAGATCGACAAAGAAAACGATCGCAAG CTGCGAGAAGACAGTTTGTACCATATGAAGAACTCGCCCACGCCACACATCTCGCTGGACAGCAAAGCGATGCCCGGTATGGCGTGCCGATTCTGTTCGCCGGCAGAAAGT CAACCTCAGCTGGATCAGGTGGACCGCCGGAGGACTGCCATCGACATTCTGCGGGTCACATCGCACGCTGGACGGCGAACGAACAGTTCCCCTACGGATTGGGGCGTCTGGTGTCCCCATTTGGCGCAGGCCGCCCGGGTGAAGAAGTATGACTATCCACAGGTGGCCGGCGCAGTGCTGGGCGAGGAACGGGTTCAACAGGCGCTGGAAACGGCCGCCAAGGAGTCGGTCAACGAGAAGCGACAGGAACTGTTGGATGCCGGCCAGAGCGACGATACGTTCGATGAGGATGCGTACTACAACGAGACGATGCGGAAGCACGAAAAGAGAGCGCACAGG GTCCTAATCGGTATGCGCTCCAAACTGTCCGACATGGTGCTGCGCATCACGTCCTGGGTGCTGTACAAACTGCTTCCGTGCTTCCTGTCCGGAGTGGCGGCCCATCCCGGTCAGGTGGACATGATCAAGCGTGCGATCGCCAAAAACCCGGACGCTCCGTTGATCTTCCTGCCACTGCATCGATCCCATCTGGACTACATCATGGTTAGCTTCATCCTACTGAATCACGACATCCGTTGTCCGCTGGTGGCTGGCGGCGACAACCTGCGGATTCCCGTTTTCGGAAACATTCTCCGATACGATGGGGCGTTCTTCATCAAGCGAAAGATCGATCCCCTGACCGGGAAAAAGGATCACGTCTACCGCTCCATTTTGCACACGTACGTGCAAAAGGTGTTAACTGCGGGCCACAACGTGGAGTTCTTCATCGAAGGCGGTCGAACCAGAACCGGAAAACCCTGTATGCCAAAG AGTGGAATCCTATCGGTCATAGTGGACGCGTTCAATGACAAGAGCATCTCGGACGCACTGCTCGTTCCCGTGTCGATCAACTACGAGAAGCTGGTCGATGGAAACTTTGTGCGCGAACAGCTCGGCCAGAAGAAGGTCccggaaagcttctcctcggCGGCGGCCGCCATCATGAAGGTTCTGAAGGCACGCTACGGTCTCATGCGGATCGACTTCAACGAACCGTTCTCGCTAAGCGAACTTGTCAAGTCGCTGCGCAAATCGGAAACGGGTGGCAGCTATGCTCCCGAGAATAG ACGCCTGCAGCACAAACCATCCTCGTCGTCCCTGTTTGGGACGGACGTTGTCCAGGAGGAGCAGGAACTCCGTACCTTGGTCGACAACATTGCCCGACACGTAGTATACGACTGTGCCAAAGCTACCTCGGTTATGACCACCAACGCATTGGCCTTCCTCCTGCTGAATCGGTTCCGTGACGGCGCACCCCTGGCGATCCTCACCGAAGCACTCGAAGAACTACGTAGCTACTTGAACACAACCTCACGCGACATTGGCTTCACCGGTGCGTCTGAAGACATCGTGAAATACGCAGCCGATTTGTTAGGTCCCGGTTTGGTCACAAAGGAGAAGCGAGCGGGTCAAATGTTCTTCAAACCGGTCACCATGATTCCCAACGTGATCGAACTGGCATACTATTCCAACAGTTTGGTACCCCACTTTGCCCTAGACTCGATTGTGATCACCGTTGCCAGTTTTCTGAAAAGGCAAGCGGAACAGAGGCTGCGCGAGCAGCAGAAATCCATCGAAGATGTCAGTATTGGTCGGCAGGAGTTGTTCAGCACCTGTCTAGAGTTCTGTGATCTGCTCATGTACGAGTTCATCCTATCGAAACCTTGCCAAAGCTTGGAGACGTTGCTGCAGGACTGCTACCACAGGTTGTGCATAATGGAACTGCTTTTGCAACCGGAG GTTGAGTACACTGAGGAACAGCATCGCGCTCGCCGTCTGGCGGCCAACCTTGAGCTGGATGAACTGAACGATGGCAGCTACAGCGAGGATGATTACTTCGACGAACAAATCGATCAGGAAGAGGAAGAACGGGTGTTCCTACCAGCCGAGAAGCACTGCGATCGGATAGTGCTCCAATCGGTGCTGGCTCCGTTCACCAACACGTACGCAGCCGTTGCCAGCAGTCTGAATCAGCTACTCGGCGGCAACTCGATGGTCGAGGGCGAATTCATCAAGCAGTGCATCAAGGAGATTACTTCCCGGGTTGAATCGGGCCAGTGCAAGTATG GTGAGAGCATATCGACCGACACCGTTCGCAACTGTCTGAAGGTTCTCGAGAAACGATCCGCCATCGAAATCGTCAACAACAATGGCGTCCGATTGGTATCGCTGGCGCCGGCCTTCGACTCCCCGACGGAAGTGCAAACGATAATCCATTCGATGGAGAAGTTTGTCCCCATCTAG
- the LOC110681520 gene encoding glycerol-3-phosphate acyltransferase 1, mitochondrial-like isoform X3, producing MIGIVEVLLFLCVVGYFFNKSRGTDMVDIISNRVQEAYGSFRLPGMFGTTQAVEAGGFSTYAMLKRFGEQKKRKRQIDKENDRKQPQLDQVDRRRTAIDILRVTSHAGRRTNSSPTDWGVWCPHLAQAARVKKYDYPQVAGAVLGEERVQQALETAAKESVNEKRQELLDAGQSDDTFDEDAYYNETMRKHEKRAHRVLIGMRSKLSDMVLRITSWVLYKLLPCFLSGVAAHPGQVDMIKRAIAKNPDAPLIFLPLHRSHLDYIMVSFILLNHDIRCPLVAGGDNLRIPVFGNILRYDGAFFIKRKIDPLTGKKDHVYRSILHTYVQKVLTAGHNVEFFIEGGRTRTGKPCMPKSGILSVIVDAFNDKSISDALLVPVSINYEKLVDGNFVREQLGQKKVPESFSSAAAAIMKVLKARYGLMRIDFNEPFSLSELVKSLRKSETGGSYAPENRRLQHKPSSSSLFGTDVVQEEQELRTLVDNIARHVVYDCAKATSVMTTNALAFLLLNRFRDGAPLAILTEALEELRSYLNTTSRDIGFTGASEDIVKYAADLLGPGLVTKEKRAGQMFFKPVTMIPNVIELAYYSNSLVPHFALDSIVITVASFLKRQAEQRLREQQKSIEDVSIGRQELFSTCLEFCDLLMYEFILSKPCQSLETLLQDCYHRLCIMELLLQPEVEYTEEQHRARRLAANLELDELNDGSYSEDDYFDEQIDQEEEERVFLPAEKHCDRIVLQSVLAPFTNTYAAVASSLNQLLGGNSMVEGEFIKQCIKEITSRVESGQCKYGESISTDTVRNCLKVLEKRSAIEIVNNNGVRLVSLAPAFDSPTEVQTIIHSMEKFVPI from the exons AGGCACAGACATGGTGGACATAATATCCAACCGTGTGCAGGAGGCATACGGCTCGTTCCGGCTGCCGGGCATGTTCGGCACGACCCAAGCGGTGGAGGCCGGAGGTTTCTCCACCTATGCCATGCTCAAACGCTTCGGCGAGCAGAAGAAGCGCAAACGGCAGATCGACAAAGAAAACGATCGCAAG CAACCTCAGCTGGATCAGGTGGACCGCCGGAGGACTGCCATCGACATTCTGCGGGTCACATCGCACGCTGGACGGCGAACGAACAGTTCCCCTACGGATTGGGGCGTCTGGTGTCCCCATTTGGCGCAGGCCGCCCGGGTGAAGAAGTATGACTATCCACAGGTGGCCGGCGCAGTGCTGGGCGAGGAACGGGTTCAACAGGCGCTGGAAACGGCCGCCAAGGAGTCGGTCAACGAGAAGCGACAGGAACTGTTGGATGCCGGCCAGAGCGACGATACGTTCGATGAGGATGCGTACTACAACGAGACGATGCGGAAGCACGAAAAGAGAGCGCACAGG GTCCTAATCGGTATGCGCTCCAAACTGTCCGACATGGTGCTGCGCATCACGTCCTGGGTGCTGTACAAACTGCTTCCGTGCTTCCTGTCCGGAGTGGCGGCCCATCCCGGTCAGGTGGACATGATCAAGCGTGCGATCGCCAAAAACCCGGACGCTCCGTTGATCTTCCTGCCACTGCATCGATCCCATCTGGACTACATCATGGTTAGCTTCATCCTACTGAATCACGACATCCGTTGTCCGCTGGTGGCTGGCGGCGACAACCTGCGGATTCCCGTTTTCGGAAACATTCTCCGATACGATGGGGCGTTCTTCATCAAGCGAAAGATCGATCCCCTGACCGGGAAAAAGGATCACGTCTACCGCTCCATTTTGCACACGTACGTGCAAAAGGTGTTAACTGCGGGCCACAACGTGGAGTTCTTCATCGAAGGCGGTCGAACCAGAACCGGAAAACCCTGTATGCCAAAG AGTGGAATCCTATCGGTCATAGTGGACGCGTTCAATGACAAGAGCATCTCGGACGCACTGCTCGTTCCCGTGTCGATCAACTACGAGAAGCTGGTCGATGGAAACTTTGTGCGCGAACAGCTCGGCCAGAAGAAGGTCccggaaagcttctcctcggCGGCGGCCGCCATCATGAAGGTTCTGAAGGCACGCTACGGTCTCATGCGGATCGACTTCAACGAACCGTTCTCGCTAAGCGAACTTGTCAAGTCGCTGCGCAAATCGGAAACGGGTGGCAGCTATGCTCCCGAGAATAG ACGCCTGCAGCACAAACCATCCTCGTCGTCCCTGTTTGGGACGGACGTTGTCCAGGAGGAGCAGGAACTCCGTACCTTGGTCGACAACATTGCCCGACACGTAGTATACGACTGTGCCAAAGCTACCTCGGTTATGACCACCAACGCATTGGCCTTCCTCCTGCTGAATCGGTTCCGTGACGGCGCACCCCTGGCGATCCTCACCGAAGCACTCGAAGAACTACGTAGCTACTTGAACACAACCTCACGCGACATTGGCTTCACCGGTGCGTCTGAAGACATCGTGAAATACGCAGCCGATTTGTTAGGTCCCGGTTTGGTCACAAAGGAGAAGCGAGCGGGTCAAATGTTCTTCAAACCGGTCACCATGATTCCCAACGTGATCGAACTGGCATACTATTCCAACAGTTTGGTACCCCACTTTGCCCTAGACTCGATTGTGATCACCGTTGCCAGTTTTCTGAAAAGGCAAGCGGAACAGAGGCTGCGCGAGCAGCAGAAATCCATCGAAGATGTCAGTATTGGTCGGCAGGAGTTGTTCAGCACCTGTCTAGAGTTCTGTGATCTGCTCATGTACGAGTTCATCCTATCGAAACCTTGCCAAAGCTTGGAGACGTTGCTGCAGGACTGCTACCACAGGTTGTGCATAATGGAACTGCTTTTGCAACCGGAG GTTGAGTACACTGAGGAACAGCATCGCGCTCGCCGTCTGGCGGCCAACCTTGAGCTGGATGAACTGAACGATGGCAGCTACAGCGAGGATGATTACTTCGACGAACAAATCGATCAGGAAGAGGAAGAACGGGTGTTCCTACCAGCCGAGAAGCACTGCGATCGGATAGTGCTCCAATCGGTGCTGGCTCCGTTCACCAACACGTACGCAGCCGTTGCCAGCAGTCTGAATCAGCTACTCGGCGGCAACTCGATGGTCGAGGGCGAATTCATCAAGCAGTGCATCAAGGAGATTACTTCCCGGGTTGAATCGGGCCAGTGCAAGTATG GTGAGAGCATATCGACCGACACCGTTCGCAACTGTCTGAAGGTTCTCGAGAAACGATCCGCCATCGAAATCGTCAACAACAATGGCGTCCGATTGGTATCGCTGGCGCCGGCCTTCGACTCCCCGACGGAAGTGCAAACGATAATCCATTCGATGGAGAAGTTTGTCCCCATCTAG
- the LOC110681520 gene encoding glycerol-3-phosphate acyltransferase 1, mitochondrial-like isoform X2 → MVDIISNRVQEAYGSFRLPGMFGTTQAVEAGGFSTYAMLKRFGEQKKRKRQIDKENDRKLREDSLYHMKNSPTPHISLDSKAMPGMACRFCSPAESQPQLDQVDRRRTAIDILRVTSHAGRRTNSSPTDWGVWCPHLAQAARVKKYDYPQVAGAVLGEERVQQALETAAKESVNEKRQELLDAGQSDDTFDEDAYYNETMRKHEKRAHRVLIGMRSKLSDMVLRITSWVLYKLLPCFLSGVAAHPGQVDMIKRAIAKNPDAPLIFLPLHRSHLDYIMVSFILLNHDIRCPLVAGGDNLRIPVFGNILRYDGAFFIKRKIDPLTGKKDHVYRSILHTYVQKVLTAGHNVEFFIEGGRTRTGKPCMPKSGILSVIVDAFNDKSISDALLVPVSINYEKLVDGNFVREQLGQKKVPESFSSAAAAIMKVLKARYGLMRIDFNEPFSLSELVKSLRKSETGGSYAPENRRLQHKPSSSSLFGTDVVQEEQELRTLVDNIARHVVYDCAKATSVMTTNALAFLLLNRFRDGAPLAILTEALEELRSYLNTTSRDIGFTGASEDIVKYAADLLGPGLVTKEKRAGQMFFKPVTMIPNVIELAYYSNSLVPHFALDSIVITVASFLKRQAEQRLREQQKSIEDVSIGRQELFSTCLEFCDLLMYEFILSKPCQSLETLLQDCYHRLCIMELLLQPEVEYTEEQHRARRLAANLELDELNDGSYSEDDYFDEQIDQEEEERVFLPAEKHCDRIVLQSVLAPFTNTYAAVASSLNQLLGGNSMVEGEFIKQCIKEITSRVESGQCKYGESISTDTVRNCLKVLEKRSAIEIVNNNGVRLVSLAPAFDSPTEVQTIIHSMEKFVPI, encoded by the exons ATGGTGGACATAATATCCAACCGTGTGCAGGAGGCATACGGCTCGTTCCGGCTGCCGGGCATGTTCGGCACGACCCAAGCGGTGGAGGCCGGAGGTTTCTCCACCTATGCCATGCTCAAACGCTTCGGCGAGCAGAAGAAGCGCAAACGGCAGATCGACAAAGAAAACGATCGCAAG CTGCGAGAAGACAGTTTGTACCATATGAAGAACTCGCCCACGCCACACATCTCGCTGGACAGCAAAGCGATGCCCGGTATGGCGTGCCGATTCTGTTCGCCGGCAGAAAGT CAACCTCAGCTGGATCAGGTGGACCGCCGGAGGACTGCCATCGACATTCTGCGGGTCACATCGCACGCTGGACGGCGAACGAACAGTTCCCCTACGGATTGGGGCGTCTGGTGTCCCCATTTGGCGCAGGCCGCCCGGGTGAAGAAGTATGACTATCCACAGGTGGCCGGCGCAGTGCTGGGCGAGGAACGGGTTCAACAGGCGCTGGAAACGGCCGCCAAGGAGTCGGTCAACGAGAAGCGACAGGAACTGTTGGATGCCGGCCAGAGCGACGATACGTTCGATGAGGATGCGTACTACAACGAGACGATGCGGAAGCACGAAAAGAGAGCGCACAGG GTCCTAATCGGTATGCGCTCCAAACTGTCCGACATGGTGCTGCGCATCACGTCCTGGGTGCTGTACAAACTGCTTCCGTGCTTCCTGTCCGGAGTGGCGGCCCATCCCGGTCAGGTGGACATGATCAAGCGTGCGATCGCCAAAAACCCGGACGCTCCGTTGATCTTCCTGCCACTGCATCGATCCCATCTGGACTACATCATGGTTAGCTTCATCCTACTGAATCACGACATCCGTTGTCCGCTGGTGGCTGGCGGCGACAACCTGCGGATTCCCGTTTTCGGAAACATTCTCCGATACGATGGGGCGTTCTTCATCAAGCGAAAGATCGATCCCCTGACCGGGAAAAAGGATCACGTCTACCGCTCCATTTTGCACACGTACGTGCAAAAGGTGTTAACTGCGGGCCACAACGTGGAGTTCTTCATCGAAGGCGGTCGAACCAGAACCGGAAAACCCTGTATGCCAAAG AGTGGAATCCTATCGGTCATAGTGGACGCGTTCAATGACAAGAGCATCTCGGACGCACTGCTCGTTCCCGTGTCGATCAACTACGAGAAGCTGGTCGATGGAAACTTTGTGCGCGAACAGCTCGGCCAGAAGAAGGTCccggaaagcttctcctcggCGGCGGCCGCCATCATGAAGGTTCTGAAGGCACGCTACGGTCTCATGCGGATCGACTTCAACGAACCGTTCTCGCTAAGCGAACTTGTCAAGTCGCTGCGCAAATCGGAAACGGGTGGCAGCTATGCTCCCGAGAATAG ACGCCTGCAGCACAAACCATCCTCGTCGTCCCTGTTTGGGACGGACGTTGTCCAGGAGGAGCAGGAACTCCGTACCTTGGTCGACAACATTGCCCGACACGTAGTATACGACTGTGCCAAAGCTACCTCGGTTATGACCACCAACGCATTGGCCTTCCTCCTGCTGAATCGGTTCCGTGACGGCGCACCCCTGGCGATCCTCACCGAAGCACTCGAAGAACTACGTAGCTACTTGAACACAACCTCACGCGACATTGGCTTCACCGGTGCGTCTGAAGACATCGTGAAATACGCAGCCGATTTGTTAGGTCCCGGTTTGGTCACAAAGGAGAAGCGAGCGGGTCAAATGTTCTTCAAACCGGTCACCATGATTCCCAACGTGATCGAACTGGCATACTATTCCAACAGTTTGGTACCCCACTTTGCCCTAGACTCGATTGTGATCACCGTTGCCAGTTTTCTGAAAAGGCAAGCGGAACAGAGGCTGCGCGAGCAGCAGAAATCCATCGAAGATGTCAGTATTGGTCGGCAGGAGTTGTTCAGCACCTGTCTAGAGTTCTGTGATCTGCTCATGTACGAGTTCATCCTATCGAAACCTTGCCAAAGCTTGGAGACGTTGCTGCAGGACTGCTACCACAGGTTGTGCATAATGGAACTGCTTTTGCAACCGGAG GTTGAGTACACTGAGGAACAGCATCGCGCTCGCCGTCTGGCGGCCAACCTTGAGCTGGATGAACTGAACGATGGCAGCTACAGCGAGGATGATTACTTCGACGAACAAATCGATCAGGAAGAGGAAGAACGGGTGTTCCTACCAGCCGAGAAGCACTGCGATCGGATAGTGCTCCAATCGGTGCTGGCTCCGTTCACCAACACGTACGCAGCCGTTGCCAGCAGTCTGAATCAGCTACTCGGCGGCAACTCGATGGTCGAGGGCGAATTCATCAAGCAGTGCATCAAGGAGATTACTTCCCGGGTTGAATCGGGCCAGTGCAAGTATG GTGAGAGCATATCGACCGACACCGTTCGCAACTGTCTGAAGGTTCTCGAGAAACGATCCGCCATCGAAATCGTCAACAACAATGGCGTCCGATTGGTATCGCTGGCGCCGGCCTTCGACTCCCCGACGGAAGTGCAAACGATAATCCATTCGATGGAGAAGTTTGTCCCCATCTAG
- the LOC110681520 gene encoding glycerol-3-phosphate acyltransferase 1, mitochondrial-like isoform X4, whose protein sequence is MLYSSLFSVDRVYHLGGGGNGGWQPQLDQVDRRRTAIDILRVTSHAGRRTNSSPTDWGVWCPHLAQAARVKKYDYPQVAGAVLGEERVQQALETAAKESVNEKRQELLDAGQSDDTFDEDAYYNETMRKHEKRAHRVLIGMRSKLSDMVLRITSWVLYKLLPCFLSGVAAHPGQVDMIKRAIAKNPDAPLIFLPLHRSHLDYIMVSFILLNHDIRCPLVAGGDNLRIPVFGNILRYDGAFFIKRKIDPLTGKKDHVYRSILHTYVQKVLTAGHNVEFFIEGGRTRTGKPCMPKSGILSVIVDAFNDKSISDALLVPVSINYEKLVDGNFVREQLGQKKVPESFSSAAAAIMKVLKARYGLMRIDFNEPFSLSELVKSLRKSETGGSYAPENRRLQHKPSSSSLFGTDVVQEEQELRTLVDNIARHVVYDCAKATSVMTTNALAFLLLNRFRDGAPLAILTEALEELRSYLNTTSRDIGFTGASEDIVKYAADLLGPGLVTKEKRAGQMFFKPVTMIPNVIELAYYSNSLVPHFALDSIVITVASFLKRQAEQRLREQQKSIEDVSIGRQELFSTCLEFCDLLMYEFILSKPCQSLETLLQDCYHRLCIMELLLQPEVEYTEEQHRARRLAANLELDELNDGSYSEDDYFDEQIDQEEEERVFLPAEKHCDRIVLQSVLAPFTNTYAAVASSLNQLLGGNSMVEGEFIKQCIKEITSRVESGQCKYGESISTDTVRNCLKVLEKRSAIEIVNNNGVRLVSLAPAFDSPTEVQTIIHSMEKFVPI, encoded by the exons atgtTGTACAGTAGTCTTTTTAGTGTGGATCGCGTCTATCACTTGGGAGGTGGCGGTAATGGTGGATGG CAACCTCAGCTGGATCAGGTGGACCGCCGGAGGACTGCCATCGACATTCTGCGGGTCACATCGCACGCTGGACGGCGAACGAACAGTTCCCCTACGGATTGGGGCGTCTGGTGTCCCCATTTGGCGCAGGCCGCCCGGGTGAAGAAGTATGACTATCCACAGGTGGCCGGCGCAGTGCTGGGCGAGGAACGGGTTCAACAGGCGCTGGAAACGGCCGCCAAGGAGTCGGTCAACGAGAAGCGACAGGAACTGTTGGATGCCGGCCAGAGCGACGATACGTTCGATGAGGATGCGTACTACAACGAGACGATGCGGAAGCACGAAAAGAGAGCGCACAGG GTCCTAATCGGTATGCGCTCCAAACTGTCCGACATGGTGCTGCGCATCACGTCCTGGGTGCTGTACAAACTGCTTCCGTGCTTCCTGTCCGGAGTGGCGGCCCATCCCGGTCAGGTGGACATGATCAAGCGTGCGATCGCCAAAAACCCGGACGCTCCGTTGATCTTCCTGCCACTGCATCGATCCCATCTGGACTACATCATGGTTAGCTTCATCCTACTGAATCACGACATCCGTTGTCCGCTGGTGGCTGGCGGCGACAACCTGCGGATTCCCGTTTTCGGAAACATTCTCCGATACGATGGGGCGTTCTTCATCAAGCGAAAGATCGATCCCCTGACCGGGAAAAAGGATCACGTCTACCGCTCCATTTTGCACACGTACGTGCAAAAGGTGTTAACTGCGGGCCACAACGTGGAGTTCTTCATCGAAGGCGGTCGAACCAGAACCGGAAAACCCTGTATGCCAAAG AGTGGAATCCTATCGGTCATAGTGGACGCGTTCAATGACAAGAGCATCTCGGACGCACTGCTCGTTCCCGTGTCGATCAACTACGAGAAGCTGGTCGATGGAAACTTTGTGCGCGAACAGCTCGGCCAGAAGAAGGTCccggaaagcttctcctcggCGGCGGCCGCCATCATGAAGGTTCTGAAGGCACGCTACGGTCTCATGCGGATCGACTTCAACGAACCGTTCTCGCTAAGCGAACTTGTCAAGTCGCTGCGCAAATCGGAAACGGGTGGCAGCTATGCTCCCGAGAATAG ACGCCTGCAGCACAAACCATCCTCGTCGTCCCTGTTTGGGACGGACGTTGTCCAGGAGGAGCAGGAACTCCGTACCTTGGTCGACAACATTGCCCGACACGTAGTATACGACTGTGCCAAAGCTACCTCGGTTATGACCACCAACGCATTGGCCTTCCTCCTGCTGAATCGGTTCCGTGACGGCGCACCCCTGGCGATCCTCACCGAAGCACTCGAAGAACTACGTAGCTACTTGAACACAACCTCACGCGACATTGGCTTCACCGGTGCGTCTGAAGACATCGTGAAATACGCAGCCGATTTGTTAGGTCCCGGTTTGGTCACAAAGGAGAAGCGAGCGGGTCAAATGTTCTTCAAACCGGTCACCATGATTCCCAACGTGATCGAACTGGCATACTATTCCAACAGTTTGGTACCCCACTTTGCCCTAGACTCGATTGTGATCACCGTTGCCAGTTTTCTGAAAAGGCAAGCGGAACAGAGGCTGCGCGAGCAGCAGAAATCCATCGAAGATGTCAGTATTGGTCGGCAGGAGTTGTTCAGCACCTGTCTAGAGTTCTGTGATCTGCTCATGTACGAGTTCATCCTATCGAAACCTTGCCAAAGCTTGGAGACGTTGCTGCAGGACTGCTACCACAGGTTGTGCATAATGGAACTGCTTTTGCAACCGGAG GTTGAGTACACTGAGGAACAGCATCGCGCTCGCCGTCTGGCGGCCAACCTTGAGCTGGATGAACTGAACGATGGCAGCTACAGCGAGGATGATTACTTCGACGAACAAATCGATCAGGAAGAGGAAGAACGGGTGTTCCTACCAGCCGAGAAGCACTGCGATCGGATAGTGCTCCAATCGGTGCTGGCTCCGTTCACCAACACGTACGCAGCCGTTGCCAGCAGTCTGAATCAGCTACTCGGCGGCAACTCGATGGTCGAGGGCGAATTCATCAAGCAGTGCATCAAGGAGATTACTTCCCGGGTTGAATCGGGCCAGTGCAAGTATG GTGAGAGCATATCGACCGACACCGTTCGCAACTGTCTGAAGGTTCTCGAGAAACGATCCGCCATCGAAATCGTCAACAACAATGGCGTCCGATTGGTATCGCTGGCGCCGGCCTTCGACTCCCCGACGGAAGTGCAAACGATAATCCATTCGATGGAGAAGTTTGTCCCCATCTAG